A window of the Choristoneura fumiferana chromosome 30, NRCan_CFum_1, whole genome shotgun sequence genome harbors these coding sequences:
- the LOC141444508 gene encoding uncharacterized protein (The sequence of the model RefSeq protein was modified relative to this genomic sequence to represent the inferred CDS: added 30 bases not found in genome assembly): MAKGKVIWLSVLILGSGLAQPLPDPEAQPDPQCPCPCDPCPCPDPCPCPCPRPCPEPCPSPCDNSIDVLPCNPCAQQVNFGYGQAPSGSIVVRPGEIRFQQQQPIVVRPGQITLPRPQPIWVKPRPVQPPQPEPIRVQPPQVQPPVPPPICVRPPPVCPPVPPPICVRPPPVPVPRPCPIKIQPANVQPPLPVPLVISPPRIIVPAPPTIVFQPDAPQTFRTCGCASVKKLPCPCPPPCPPPCPPPCPFPCPCHIASAKPVIGDLLKCIGCKLQACPLNPCNCDCNPCPLDLCCPFSPCPNPLCLPSALPLPMPCPCPNPCVCPPPCPCPVYPCPCPNPCVCPPPCPCPMPCPCPNPCVCPPPSPSPVYPRPCPCPNPCVCATLSTPSFSMALPSVSLACPHTNPCPCLYNNPC; this comes from the exons GTTCTAATCCTGGGCTCAGGTCTAGCCCAGCCTCTCCCGGACCCAGAGGCCCAGCCTGACCCCCAATGCCCGTGCCCCTGCGACCCCTGCCCGTGCCCCGACCCCTGCCCGTGTCCCTGCCCACGCCCGTGCCCCGAGCCGTGCCCTAGCCCCTGCGATAATTCGATCGACGTGTTACCCTGCAATCCATGCGCACAGCAAGTCAACTTTGGATATGGGCAGGCTCCGTCTG GTAGCATTGTCGTGCGACCGGGTGAAATACGATTCCAGCAGCAACAACCAATCGTAGTCCGACCAGGCCAGATAACCCTGCCCCGACCCCAACCGATCTGGGTCAAGCCCCGCCCGGTCCAACCTCCTCAGCCTGAGCCCATCCGCGTACAACCACCACAAGTGCAACCGCCGGTTCCACCGCCGATATGCGTCCGCCCGCCGCCCGTGTGCCCACCAGTGCCGCCTCCGATCTGCGTCAGACCCCCACCGGTGCCTGTGCCGCGCCCGTGCCCCATCAAG ATCCAACCAGCGAATGTACAGCCTCCCCTCCCGGTGCCACTGGTGATCTCCCCCCCACGGATCATAGTACCAGCGCCCCCCACCATCGTCTTCCAACCGGACGCCCCCCAGACCTTCCGGACCTGCGGTTGTGCGTCAGTGAAGAAACTTCCCTGCCCATGCCCCCCTCCATGCCCCCCTCCATGCCCGCCACCATGCCCTTTTCCTTGCCCAT GTCACATAGCATCAGCCAAGCCGGTCATCGGGGACCTTCTAAAATGCATTGGCTGCAAACTCCAAGCTTGCCCCCTCAACCCTTGCAACTGCGACTGCAATCCCTGCCCCTTAGACCTTTGCTGTCCTTTCTCCCCCTGCCCAAACCCTT TGTGTCTGCCCTCCGCCCTGCCGTTGCCTATGCCATGTCCCTGCCCAAACCCTTGTGTGTGCCCTCCGCCCTGCCCCTGCCCTGTCTACCCCTGCCCCTGCCCTAACCCTTGTGTCTGCCCCCCGCCCTGCCCTTGCCCTATGCCGTGTCCCTGCCCAAACCCTTGTGTGTGCCCTCCGCCCAGCCCTAGCCCTGTCTACCCTCGCCCCTGCCCCTGCCCAAACCCTTGTGTGTGCGCTACCTTGTCTACCCCATCATTCTCAATGGCCCTACCTTCAGTGTCCCTTGCGTGCCCCCACACCAACCCATGCCCTTGCTTGTACAACAACCCTT GTTAA
- the LOC141444757 gene encoding uncharacterized protein, with protein MASKTCFVFIGLLCLANANPLFPGMGTVCETAPNIGLPGLGATTVCESTPNLGLGYGLGLGALGGLGATTVCESTPNLGLGLGLGGLGYAGLGLGGATTVCESAPNLGLGLGGLYGGLGYGLGGLGSLGVLAVLEVLELLLFVNHHLICLVLDTLLGSAV; from the exons ATGGCTTCCAAGACCTGCTTTGTCTTCATTG gaCTCCTGTGCCTGGCCAATGCTAATCCCTTGTTTCCTGGGATGGGGACCGTGTGCGAGACCGCCCCTAACATCGGCCTCCCTGGCCTGGGAGCCACTACGGTCTGCGAATCCACTCCTAACCTCGGATTAGGCTACGGTTTAGGCCTAGGAGCCCTGGGCGGGCTTGGCGCGACAACTGTCTGCGAATCCACCCCTAACCTAGGATTAGGATTAGGCCTCGGCGGTCTAGGCTACGCCGGTCTCGGTCTAGGAGGTGCCACTACTGTCTGCGAATCAGCACCGAATCTAGGTTTAGGACTTGGTGGACTGTACGGAGGTCTAGGCTACGGCTTAGGAGGTCTTGGTAGTTTGGGAGTTCTGGCGGTCTTGGAGGTCTTGGAGCTACTACTGTTTGTGAATCATCACCTAATCTGCTTGGTCTTGGATACCCTCTTGGGCTCGGCGGTCTAG